A single genomic interval of uncultured Pseudodesulfovibrio sp. harbors:
- a CDS encoding PAS domain-containing protein, with protein MTGEDDTGAQKRRTIPMEDLRSFVDDFPALLWRIEIARSRIEFLNDHSLHPLGDSARLFLKNKAFRKQMLLPEDAHLLDAFLDAVREGRTMATVFRVHTPADSIMWLKLTGAVNSSDPQYYYGYLLDIGDTVEVIREIQETDAAARMRIGNVPTPVMLMDHETHHLKQANAAARDLFGLPRPLSVNRPEFVELCPAAGEDPLSAILEDLPLERKWTGNLEFCTTQGEPFEADATLQWVRWRQNALIRVSVNPHSEVDRSAVSEVHQQADRDVSGRLREIFSGAPDIAAMLARVLEQPDIARRCNAVMLSDILTHSNKVFVTGAGAPLADMPPGEEFSYRGTIAEDIARFNLDHLVVDDTMDSIKPIDWALFIPRGLRSYFAKPFYENGELQVVLILCSTEPDRFVDLAPDTFDSVLVPLYEAIRTRRRRQG; from the coding sequence ATGACAGGTGAAGACGATACCGGCGCACAGAAAAGGCGCACCATTCCCATGGAGGATCTCAGGAGTTTTGTGGATGATTTTCCCGCATTGCTCTGGCGTATTGAGATCGCCCGTTCTCGGATCGAATTTCTCAACGATCATTCCCTGCATCCGCTGGGGGACAGCGCGCGGCTGTTCCTGAAGAACAAGGCGTTCCGCAAGCAGATGCTCCTGCCCGAGGACGCCCACCTGCTGGACGCGTTTCTGGATGCCGTCCGGGAAGGGCGGACCATGGCGACCGTGTTCCGGGTGCATACCCCGGCGGACAGTATCATGTGGCTCAAGCTGACCGGCGCGGTCAATTCATCCGACCCGCAGTATTATTACGGGTATCTCCTCGATATCGGGGACACCGTGGAAGTCATCCGCGAAATTCAGGAGACCGATGCCGCGGCCCGCATGCGTATCGGCAACGTCCCCACCCCGGTCATGCTCATGGACCACGAAACCCATCACCTGAAACAGGCCAATGCTGCTGCGCGCGATCTTTTCGGCCTGCCCCGTCCCTTGAGCGTGAACCGTCCTGAATTCGTCGAGCTTTGTCCGGCAGCAGGAGAAGATCCCCTGAGCGCCATTCTCGAAGACCTGCCGTTGGAGCGTAAGTGGACCGGCAATCTGGAGTTCTGCACCACTCAGGGAGAGCCGTTCGAGGCCGATGCCACCCTGCAATGGGTGCGCTGGCGGCAGAATGCCCTGATCCGGGTTTCCGTGAACCCGCATTCCGAGGTGGACAGATCGGCTGTTTCCGAAGTGCATCAGCAGGCTGACCGCGATGTGTCCGGCAGGCTCCGGGAGATATTCAGCGGCGCTCCCGACATTGCGGCCATGCTCGCCAGGGTGCTGGAGCAGCCCGACATTGCCAGACGGTGCAATGCGGTCATGCTTTCGGATATCCTGACGCACAGCAACAAGGTGTTCGTCACCGGTGCGGGCGCTCCGCTGGCGGACATGCCTCCGGGAGAGGAGTTCTCCTACCGGGGCACCATTGCCGAGGATATCGCCCGTTTCAATCTCGACCATCTGGTCGTGGACGACACAATGGACAGCATCAAGCCCATTGACTGGGCCTTGTTCATTCCGCGCGGTCTGCGGTCCTATTTTGCCAAGCCGTTCTATGAAAACGGCGAGTTGCAGGTGGTGTTGATTCTCTGTTCCACTGAGCCGGACCGCTTCGTGGACCTTGCGCCCGACACGTTTGATTCCGTTCTCGTCCCGCTGTACGAAGCCATCCGAACGCGCCGCAGGCGGCAGGGCTGA
- a CDS encoding twin-arginine translocation signal domain-containing protein, translating to MSDNMKRRDFLKGAATGVGVGLLGAMGLYSYSPARKSNFTQAERKMTDIGVCRSVKVTNITETSWFENGVLMGDIKGAGGLLVNQYDFNWPPFGNGKGLGKGSYQEGIAPIKHLLPAKLDEAWEIIEGNSVHPENAGGYAALVEVEEMSGNKRKFLLDVGWSYKWCDECFKREGIDKMLENKEIEALFFSHEHFDHFWGLPVALKYDPEITIYIPEGFYPEGLQYIKDCGHKGKLITVKPGLNKVIPGMASYVFAIPIICRVYGEQSLYFNVADKGLVSVTGCCHQGIIRFAETAYNEIKYENDKCHGIYGGLHISPFDDWDPKYDDLVISLGDYGFERIGCNHCTGVLCAKKFIAAGYPVIEGTARYRSKDKAYLGNGDVITFG from the coding sequence ATGTCAGACAACATGAAGAGACGCGACTTTCTGAAGGGAGCCGCCACCGGCGTCGGCGTCGGCCTGCTGGGAGCCATGGGGCTGTATTCCTACTCCCCGGCGCGCAAGAGCAACTTCACACAGGCCGAAAGGAAGATGACCGACATCGGCGTGTGCAGAAGCGTCAAGGTCACCAACATCACGGAAACCAGTTGGTTCGAAAACGGCGTGCTCATGGGCGACATCAAGGGCGCGGGCGGCCTGCTCGTGAACCAGTACGACTTCAACTGGCCCCCGTTCGGCAACGGCAAGGGCTTGGGCAAAGGCTCGTATCAGGAAGGCATCGCCCCGATCAAACACCTGCTGCCCGCCAAGCTGGACGAGGCATGGGAGATCATTGAAGGCAATTCCGTGCACCCTGAAAACGCAGGCGGTTACGCCGCGCTGGTGGAAGTCGAGGAAATGAGCGGCAACAAGCGCAAATTCCTCCTCGACGTGGGCTGGTCCTACAAATGGTGCGACGAGTGCTTCAAGCGTGAGGGCATCGACAAGATGCTGGAGAACAAGGAAATCGAAGCCCTGTTCTTCTCCCACGAGCACTTCGACCACTTCTGGGGACTTCCTGTCGCACTGAAATACGACCCGGAAATCACCATCTACATCCCCGAGGGCTTCTACCCGGAAGGATTGCAGTACATCAAGGACTGCGGCCACAAGGGCAAGCTCATCACGGTCAAACCCGGCCTGAACAAGGTCATCCCCGGCATGGCGAGCTACGTCTTCGCCATCCCCATCATCTGCCGCGTCTACGGGGAGCAGTCCCTGTACTTCAACGTGGCGGACAAGGGCCTCGTCAGCGTCACGGGCTGCTGCCATCAGGGCATCATCCGCTTTGCCGAGACCGCGTATAACGAGATCAAGTACGAAAACGACAAGTGCCACGGCATCTACGGAGGCCTGCACATCTCGCCGTTTGACGACTGGGACCCCAAGTACGACGACCTCGTCATCTCGCTGGGCGACTACGGCTTCGAGCGCATCGGCTGCAACCACTGCACCGGCGTGCTCTGCGCCAAGAAGTTCATCGCCGCCGGATATCCGGTGATCGAGGGAACCGCGCGCTACCGTTCCAAGGACAAGGCATACCTTGGCAACGGTGACGTCATAACCTTTGGATAA
- a CDS encoding DASS family sodium-coupled anion symporter: MSTHAEDSGKGRRIGFFLGPVVFALMLLLPAPEGMKVEAWRVAAVTVFMAIWWITEAIPIPATSLLPIALFPLLGIMKSKAATAPYANHLIYLFMGGFFLAVTMERWNLHKRVAVHTIRLVGTSPGRMILGFMIATALLSMWVSNTATTMMMVPIGLAVIQQATGFDSEALRACGTTGPESNFGKCLMLGIAYAASIGGVATIIGTPPNTVMVGMVDKMFGVEIGFGQWMLFGVPLAVIMLGISWVLLTRFLFPMGDMQLPGGRKIIDEELRKLGPMAIEEKKIVVVGCFVASFWLARGFMKKMPFVLDLMPNFGYIHDATIGILGSLILFAIPTNFQKGEFLLDWKTAVKIPWDVILLFGGGLAIANGFARTGLASYIASQLSGLEGASILIFVGAVVLITIFLTEITSNTATATLLVPIMGSAAIAMGVHPYATIVAACVAASFAFMLPVATPPNAVVFGSGCMSIKQMARAGLWLNIVGTMLITGFVVYLLPALWGIDLHSVPQWAVMP; the protein is encoded by the coding sequence ATGAGCACACACGCTGAGGACAGCGGAAAAGGCAGGAGGATTGGCTTTTTCCTTGGACCGGTTGTATTTGCACTGATGCTTCTGCTGCCTGCACCGGAGGGCATGAAAGTGGAAGCATGGCGCGTGGCGGCAGTCACGGTATTCATGGCAATCTGGTGGATCACCGAAGCCATTCCCATTCCGGCGACATCCCTGTTGCCCATCGCGCTTTTCCCGCTGCTGGGAATCATGAAATCCAAAGCGGCGACAGCCCCTTATGCAAACCATCTCATCTACCTGTTCATGGGTGGATTCTTTCTCGCAGTAACCATGGAACGATGGAACCTGCACAAACGTGTGGCAGTCCACACCATCCGGCTGGTCGGCACCAGCCCGGGCAGGATGATCCTCGGATTCATGATCGCCACGGCGCTTTTGTCCATGTGGGTCTCCAACACCGCCACCACCATGATGATGGTGCCCATCGGGCTCGCGGTCATCCAGCAGGCCACAGGATTCGATTCCGAAGCCCTGCGCGCCTGCGGCACGACCGGGCCGGAGTCGAACTTCGGCAAATGCCTGATGCTCGGCATCGCCTATGCCGCGTCCATCGGCGGTGTGGCGACCATCATCGGCACCCCGCCCAACACCGTCATGGTCGGCATGGTGGACAAGATGTTCGGCGTGGAAATCGGGTTCGGCCAGTGGATGCTGTTCGGCGTTCCGCTCGCCGTCATCATGCTCGGCATCTCATGGGTATTGCTGACCCGCTTCCTGTTTCCCATGGGAGACATGCAGCTGCCCGGTGGCCGGAAAATCATCGATGAAGAACTCCGCAAACTCGGCCCCATGGCCATTGAAGAAAAGAAAATCGTGGTCGTGGGCTGTTTCGTGGCCTCCTTCTGGCTGGCCCGCGGCTTCATGAAGAAGATGCCCTTTGTCCTCGATCTGATGCCGAACTTCGGCTACATCCACGACGCGACCATCGGCATTCTCGGTTCCCTGATCCTGTTTGCCATTCCCACCAACTTCCAGAAAGGCGAATTCCTGCTCGACTGGAAAACCGCGGTCAAGATTCCGTGGGACGTCATCCTGCTGTTCGGCGGCGGTCTCGCCATTGCCAACGGTTTCGCGAGAACCGGGCTGGCGAGCTACATCGCCTCGCAACTCAGCGGGCTTGAAGGTGCCAGCATTCTCATCTTCGTGGGAGCCGTGGTCCTGATCACCATCTTCCTGACGGAGATCACGTCCAACACGGCAACGGCGACCCTGCTCGTGCCGATCATGGGCAGCGCGGCCATCGCCATGGGCGTCCACCCATACGCGACCATTGTCGCGGCCTGCGTGGCGGCATCCTTTGCCTTCATGCTCCCCGTGGCCACACCGCCCAACGCGGTCGTCTTCGGCAGCGGATGCATGTCCATCAAGCAGATGGCAAGGGCCGGCCTCTGGCTGAACATCGTGGGAACGATGCTCATTACCGGATTCGTGGTATACCTGCTTCCGGCCCTGTGGGGCATCGACCTGCACAGCGTGCCGCAGTGGGCCGTCATGCCCTAG
- a CDS encoding MBL fold metallo-hydrolase: protein MNNDKKDFSRRDFMKGAATGLVAGAFAGMGFYSYSPSAYDRLPKVERKQEDFGACRSVRITNISETSWFNNAHLIGDIHEAGGLLVNQYTLNWAPFANGKGSAKGSYQEGIDSIKGYLPNDLKKAWEIQKKLALHPDNPGGYSCLIEVESLDGTMHKYLLDTGWSYEWMEDSFKREGIDKMLQEQEIEALFISHEHWDHFWGLPVTTKYDNRIPLYVHDGFYEEGLQYIKDCGYKGDLTIVDQPVTKIIPGMALLKFDVPIINRVFGETSLAFNIKDKGLVLISGCCHQGILKFADFAFANLKYDKDKFYGIYGGLHISPFEDWDPKYDDLVISLGQWGFERIGCNHCTGHLTAKKFIEAGYPVVRGTARFRSASKDYLGNGDKINFGC, encoded by the coding sequence ATGAATAACGATAAAAAAGACTTCAGCAGGCGCGATTTCATGAAGGGCGCAGCCACCGGCCTTGTCGCCGGAGCTTTCGCCGGAATGGGATTCTATTCCTACAGCCCTTCGGCCTATGACCGCCTCCCCAAGGTAGAACGCAAACAGGAGGATTTCGGTGCATGCCGCAGCGTCCGCATCACCAACATCTCCGAGACAAGCTGGTTCAACAACGCGCACCTCATCGGCGACATCCACGAAGCCGGTGGCCTGCTCGTCAACCAGTACACCCTGAACTGGGCACCGTTTGCCAACGGCAAGGGCTCTGCCAAGGGTTCGTATCAGGAAGGCATCGACTCCATTAAGGGATACCTGCCCAACGACCTGAAAAAGGCATGGGAAATCCAGAAGAAGCTGGCCCTGCACCCGGACAATCCGGGCGGCTATTCCTGCCTCATCGAGGTGGAATCGCTGGACGGCACCATGCACAAATACCTGCTGGACACCGGCTGGTCCTACGAGTGGATGGAAGACAGCTTCAAGCGCGAAGGCATCGACAAGATGTTGCAGGAACAGGAAATCGAAGCCCTGTTCATCTCGCACGAGCACTGGGACCACTTCTGGGGCCTGCCCGTCACCACGAAATACGACAACCGCATTCCGCTGTACGTCCACGACGGCTTCTATGAGGAAGGCCTCCAGTACATCAAGGACTGCGGCTACAAGGGCGACCTGACCATCGTGGATCAGCCCGTGACGAAGATCATCCCGGGCATGGCGTTGCTCAAGTTTGACGTACCCATCATCAACCGCGTATTCGGAGAGACCTCCCTTGCCTTCAACATCAAGGACAAGGGACTGGTGCTCATCTCAGGCTGCTGCCATCAGGGCATCCTGAAATTCGCGGACTTCGCCTTTGCCAACCTGAAGTACGACAAGGACAAGTTCTACGGCATCTACGGCGGGCTTCACATCTCGCCCTTCGAGGACTGGGATCCCAAGTACGATGATCTCGTGATCTCGCTGGGCCAATGGGGCTTTGAGCGCATCGGCTGCAACCACTGCACCGGCCACCTCACCGCCAAGAAATTCATCGAAGCCGGATATCCGGTGGTGCGCGGCACGGCACGTTTCCGCTCCGCATCCAAGGATTATCTCGGCAACGGAGATAAAATCAACTTCGGTTGCTAA
- a CDS encoding GntR family transcriptional regulator, which yields MTKKAKALEKLGQVIQDMGLKAGDRLPPERRLVDMLDISRNTLRSILHSLEARGLVSIRPGSGCYLRVGISAAHDNPLDLNLSPEKAMADQLEAAYMLLPMVAEHAAERIGERHLEDLKKCSVNISRSIFQKSADRVWSESLTFFRLVAVGTGNDFLVRTVEQVCSADMAAYDFFFTLRREEREAIFADHIKLLHALRARDGEWARAITSNYFLRMCNILEEREQVPMTDLVYRSLREKAEQEQKDGPWRT from the coding sequence ATGACGAAAAAGGCCAAAGCGCTCGAAAAACTCGGACAGGTCATTCAGGACATGGGACTCAAGGCCGGAGACCGGTTGCCGCCGGAACGCCGACTTGTGGACATGCTCGACATAAGCCGCAACACCCTTCGCAGCATCCTCCACTCCCTTGAAGCACGGGGGCTGGTCTCCATCCGTCCGGGCAGCGGCTGCTATCTGCGCGTAGGCATCTCCGCGGCGCACGACAACCCGCTCGACCTCAACCTGAGCCCGGAAAAGGCCATGGCCGACCAGCTCGAAGCCGCTTACATGCTGCTGCCCATGGTCGCCGAACACGCGGCGGAGCGCATCGGGGAACGCCACCTCGAAGACCTCAAGAAATGCAGCGTGAACATATCCCGTTCCATTTTCCAGAAATCAGCGGACCGCGTCTGGAGCGAAAGCCTGACATTCTTCCGGCTCGTGGCCGTGGGCACGGGCAACGACTTTCTGGTGCGTACCGTGGAGCAGGTCTGCTCCGCGGACATGGCGGCATACGACTTCTTTTTCACCCTGCGGCGGGAAGAGCGCGAAGCCATCTTTGCCGACCACATCAAGCTGCTGCACGCACTACGGGCGCGGGACGGGGAATGGGCACGGGCCATCACGTCCAACTATTTCCTTCGCATGTGCAACATTCTGGAAGAACGCGAACAGGTTCCCATGACCGATCTGGTCTACCGGTCCCTGCGGGAAAAGGCGGAGCAGGAACAAAAGGACGGGCCATGGCGAACATGA
- a CDS encoding FCD domain-containing protein, producing the protein MASAQRPILCQKVTTMLQGNSFSIGDRLPGERRLAEMFNTSRNTIREVLCNLETMGYLEIREKSGCYLKSKDGRMSWEMLRRRKSLAANRQLIETLMFVAPRLAKAEASRLSPKDIKKLEAATAKLGDAIINFDLPTVSREYIAFFLTLAKVSGNDYLILLMKELAVASQNLTHAGTGLSEVQIDSLFAYHVELFNALKNGQPEQADKLAERCMETFYQLVLPED; encoded by the coding sequence ATGGCTTCTGCACAACGCCCGATTCTTTGTCAAAAAGTGACGACCATGCTTCAAGGCAACTCCTTCTCCATCGGAGACCGGCTGCCCGGAGAACGCCGTCTTGCGGAAATGTTCAACACGAGCCGCAACACCATCCGCGAGGTGCTCTGCAACCTCGAGACCATGGGGTATCTCGAAATCAGGGAAAAAAGCGGCTGCTACCTGAAGAGCAAGGACGGCCGCATGAGCTGGGAGATGCTACGCAGGCGCAAGAGCCTTGCCGCCAACCGCCAGCTTATCGAGACCCTCATGTTCGTGGCCCCACGGCTCGCCAAGGCCGAGGCATCACGCCTTTCCCCGAAAGACATCAAGAAACTCGAAGCCGCCACCGCAAAGCTGGGCGATGCAATCATCAACTTCGACCTGCCCACGGTCAGCCGCGAATACATCGCCTTCTTCCTGACGCTGGCCAAGGTCTCGGGCAACGACTACCTCATCCTGCTCATGAAGGAACTGGCCGTTGCGTCCCAGAACCTGACACACGCGGGGACCGGCCTTTCCGAAGTGCAAATCGACTCGCTGTTCGCCTATCACGTGGAACTGTTCAACGCCCTCAAGAACGGCCAGCCCGAGCAGGCCGACAAGCTTGCCGAGCGCTGCATGGAAACGTTCTACCAGCTCGTCCTCCCGGAAGACTAG
- a CDS encoding GTP-binding protein, translating into MNLSAILPPQRNRDRQVDLSEMLVNCLLAACQHDEFKRLVGWKGMAVCPRGKQAWTMKVRSRPGVFGLCTAESDTDEHGQHATVDLFYFPDPDEPLLETMSLAANHAAAHPDYTDTLRQFSTDDFWAMPFYIGMLSVSLGADEDALSLRLQSVSQKLCIAQDGVAISDGQWLIKPGEAEEDIPAHAIASDFVLVLAAAVSNSLGTAPALFSRDENPAAAMGYDAEGNHFSIDRDIFTVTDVFGWGERDTLESLAFSDLSQDACSGSPEARDALPDAIRDALFWETHDLAAIAQKGEHPHAFDKRPSLIILSGFLGAGKTTFLNQLLEYHAARDELVAIIQNEIGKTGVDGKLLEGDDSIVELDEGCVCCTLAGNLSRGMEQLTARFNPKVIVLETTGLANPFNILNEIEKLRPLARLDSITTLVDAQNGPDLLEESDIARNQIKAADTILLNKCDLVSETELDALTETVRTLNKRAQLVRTEHGTINPGTIYDTDLLTQNSTGILPAPINASHHTHAMEGFTSRRFAFNIPLSRKDLVEVIESLPAEVFRLKGIVKLEDSEEPAVVQYVAGRYELSSLGSPFDDESFLVAIGRDMDLSILENLERSCA; encoded by the coding sequence ATGAATCTTTCCGCCATCCTTCCTCCGCAGCGAAACAGGGACCGACAGGTCGACCTTTCCGAAATGCTCGTCAACTGCCTGCTGGCCGCCTGCCAGCATGACGAATTCAAACGGCTTGTGGGCTGGAAAGGCATGGCGGTCTGCCCTCGGGGCAAACAGGCATGGACCATGAAAGTCCGCTCCCGCCCCGGCGTGTTCGGGCTGTGCACCGCAGAATCCGACACGGACGAGCACGGCCAGCACGCGACCGTGGACCTGTTCTATTTCCCGGACCCGGACGAACCGCTGCTGGAGACCATGTCCCTTGCTGCCAACCATGCCGCGGCGCACCCGGACTACACCGACACCCTGCGCCAGTTCTCCACCGACGATTTCTGGGCCATGCCCTTCTACATCGGCATGCTCTCGGTTTCCCTCGGGGCGGACGAAGACGCGCTTTCCCTGCGGCTTCAGTCGGTCAGCCAAAAACTCTGCATCGCGCAGGACGGCGTGGCCATATCCGACGGCCAGTGGCTCATCAAACCGGGCGAAGCCGAGGAAGACATCCCGGCCCACGCCATTGCATCGGATTTCGTGCTTGTGCTCGCCGCCGCCGTGTCCAACAGCCTCGGCACAGCTCCCGCCCTGTTCAGCCGCGACGAAAATCCCGCCGCCGCCATGGGATATGACGCGGAAGGCAACCACTTTTCCATTGACCGGGACATCTTCACCGTCACCGATGTCTTCGGCTGGGGAGAACGCGACACGCTTGAATCCCTCGCGTTCTCCGACCTTTCCCAAGACGCCTGCTCAGGATCGCCCGAGGCCCGGGATGCGCTGCCCGACGCCATAAGGGACGCCCTGTTCTGGGAAACCCACGATCTCGCTGCCATCGCGCAAAAAGGCGAACATCCTCACGCCTTTGACAAGCGGCCGAGCCTGATCATACTCAGCGGATTTCTCGGCGCGGGCAAGACCACCTTCCTGAACCAGTTGCTGGAATACCACGCGGCCCGCGACGAACTGGTCGCCATCATCCAGAATGAGATCGGCAAGACCGGCGTGGACGGCAAGCTCCTCGAAGGCGACGACTCCATCGTGGAATTGGACGAAGGGTGCGTCTGCTGCACGCTGGCGGGCAACCTGTCCCGTGGCATGGAACAGCTCACCGCCCGGTTCAACCCGAAGGTCATCGTGCTGGAGACCACCGGACTGGCGAATCCTTTCAACATTCTCAACGAGATCGAGAAGCTGCGGCCATTGGCCCGACTCGATTCCATCACCACGCTCGTGGACGCACAGAACGGACCGGACCTGCTGGAAGAAAGCGACATCGCACGCAACCAGATCAAGGCCGCAGACACCATTCTCCTGAACAAGTGCGATCTGGTTTCCGAAACCGAGCTGGACGCCCTGACCGAGACCGTCCGCACCCTCAACAAGCGCGCCCAGCTTGTCAGGACCGAACACGGAACCATCAATCCGGGCACGATCTACGACACCGACCTCCTCACGCAAAACAGCACGGGAATCCTTCCTGCCCCCATAAATGCATCCCATCACACCCATGCCATGGAAGGGTTCACGTCCCGACGTTTTGCTTTCAATATTCCCTTGAGCCGCAAGGACCTTGTGGAGGTGATCGAATCCCTCCCGGCCGAGGTCTTTCGGCTCAAGGGGATTGTAAAACTGGAAGACAGCGAGGAACCGGCAGTGGTGCAGTATGTCGCCGGAAGATACGAACTCTCCAGCCTCGGCAGCCCGTTCGACGATGAATCCTTCCTCGTCGCTATCGGCCGGGACATGGACCTGTCCATCCTCGAAAACCTTGAAAGGAGTTGTGCATGA
- a CDS encoding MotA/TolQ/ExbB proton channel family protein, with product MNILQQGGFMMWPLLILSIAALAVIGERFIIFTTRPFPSAEKCARIFNEFRQSGKQAALEQVEKITPAYRRIFEILFTDQPLPQKEQTIHLAGEEALHALNHRLDFLSTVATTAPLMGLLGTVLGMINAFSRLSAAGDVDISMLAGGIWQALLTTAAGLSIAIPTLLAHRWFCRQQDKTAYAMQHAANTFLEQQERTERD from the coding sequence ATGAACATCCTTCAGCAGGGCGGTTTCATGATGTGGCCGCTGCTCATCCTTTCCATCGCGGCCCTCGCGGTCATTGGAGAGCGTTTCATCATATTCACCACGCGGCCCTTCCCCTCTGCTGAAAAATGTGCGCGCATCTTCAATGAATTCAGACAGAGCGGCAAACAGGCCGCCCTTGAGCAGGTTGAGAAGATCACTCCGGCCTATCGCCGCATCTTCGAAATCCTGTTCACTGACCAGCCCCTGCCGCAAAAGGAACAGACCATCCATCTTGCCGGGGAAGAGGCACTCCATGCGCTCAACCACCGCCTCGACTTTCTGTCCACGGTTGCGACCACGGCACCGCTCATGGGCCTTCTGGGAACCGTGCTCGGCATGATCAACGCCTTTTCCCGACTGTCCGCCGCCGGGGATGTGGACATCTCCATGCTCGCGGGCGGCATCTGGCAGGCGCTGCTCACCACGGCGGCAGGGCTGTCCATCGCCATCCCGACCCTGCTCGCACACCGCTGGTTCTGCCGCCAGCAGGACAAGACGGCCTACGCCATGCAGCATGCGGCCAACACCTTTCTCGAACAGCAGGAGCGTACGGAGCGAGACTGA
- a CDS encoding biopolymer transporter ExbD codes for MISFTRKQSRPASPDITPLLDVVFILLIFFVISAVFTAKGMDMELPPAESAQAVSGKSMEIELHANGDLFCDTAPITLLDLSHILENTAEKPLAMQPQHILLKAAPEAKVESFLRVVDLVRTHAFSNLIIATGSKKAELAESSR; via the coding sequence ATGATTTCCTTCACACGCAAGCAATCCCGTCCGGCCTCGCCGGACATCACCCCGCTGTTGGATGTGGTCTTCATCCTGCTGATCTTCTTCGTCATCTCGGCCGTGTTTACGGCAAAAGGCATGGACATGGAACTGCCGCCCGCCGAGTCGGCACAAGCCGTTTCCGGCAAATCCATGGAAATCGAGCTGCACGCCAACGGCGACCTGTTCTGCGACACCGCCCCGATCACCCTGCTCGACCTCTCCCATATTCTGGAAAACACCGCTGAAAAACCGCTCGCCATGCAGCCGCAGCACATCCTGCTCAAGGCCGCGCCCGAGGCAAAGGTGGAGTCGTTCCTGCGGGTCGTGGACCTTGTCCGCACGCACGCCTTCAGCAACCTGATAATCGCCACCGGCAGCAAGAAAGCCGAATTGGCCGAGTCCTCCCGATGA
- a CDS encoding TonB family protein: MTSRQLFGLCIAISICIHFLLVQQNWAPEPVMGSDQIVIPADFDIAVSTPGNALALEQGMEENNDGENAEETARRLKRLAIKHYLKQVNEAIERRKFLPGNGDLSDLIGNVLYTFRIRPDDSFSGIRLVRSSGNARLDQAAGRAIAAASGVTKRPKILRGQAFSLKITVKYQYSM; this comes from the coding sequence ATGACATCCCGTCAGCTTTTCGGTCTCTGCATTGCGATTTCAATCTGTATACACTTCCTGCTGGTGCAGCAGAACTGGGCACCGGAACCGGTCATGGGATCGGATCAGATAGTGATTCCCGCGGACTTTGACATCGCGGTGAGCACTCCGGGCAACGCCCTCGCCCTTGAACAGGGAATGGAAGAGAATAACGATGGGGAAAACGCGGAAGAAACGGCGCGGCGACTGAAACGGCTGGCGATAAAGCACTACCTCAAACAGGTCAATGAGGCCATCGAACGGCGCAAATTCCTGCCCGGAAACGGGGACCTGTCCGACCTGATCGGCAACGTGCTCTACACCTTCCGCATCCGGCCCGACGACAGTTTTTCCGGCATCCGCCTCGTGCGTTCTTCCGGGAACGCCCGCCTCGATCAGGCAGCCGGACGCGCCATTGCCGCAGCCAGCGGCGTGACCAAACGGCCCAAAATCCTCCGGGGGCAGGCTTTCTCCCTCAAAATCACCGTCAAATACCAGTACAGCATGTGA